A single window of Nicotiana sylvestris chromosome 5, ASM39365v2, whole genome shotgun sequence DNA harbors:
- the LOC138868772 gene encoding uncharacterized protein — protein MRRGVWGVFFGRFGGGAVIAGGGISWRRVLAFLEAGGVKKTIGVGGSIRTVLYGVGAKITCSQYVGPYKIIQRIGEVAYELDLPPEMSLVHPVFHVSMLKKVVRDPSAIVTVETIEVNEELSYEEFPVTILDRHVRKWRNKEIASVKVLWQNQQVEEATWEAEEEMRKNYPHLFV, from the exons ATGAGAAGGGGAGTTTGGGGTGTATTTTTTGGGCGATTTGGCGGTGGCGCCGTCATCGCCGGCGGCGGAATTTCGTGGCGGCGGGTATTAGCGTTCTTGGAGGCTGGGGGTGTGAAGAAGACGATAGGGGTAGGGGGGTCGATTAGGACAGTTTTATATGGGGTGGG ggcaaaaatcacgtgctcacagtatgttggaccatacaaaatcattcagaggattggtgaGGTGGCGTACGAGCTCGatctgccacccgagatgtcattggtacacccagtcttccatgtgtctatgttgaagaaggtagtgagAGATCCGTCCGCTATTGTGacagttgaaactattgaggttaatgaggaACTGTCATATGAAGAATTTCCAGTTACCATTCTTGACAGGCATGTCCGGAAAtggagaaataaggaaattgcctccgtaaaagtgttatggcagaaccagcaggttgaggaggccacttgggaagctgaggaagaaatgagaaagaactacccacatttgtttgtatAG